A window from Pyrococcus yayanosii CH1 encodes these proteins:
- a CDS encoding acetyl ornithine aminotransferase family protein, translating to MQLRPRVKEIPGPKAREIIEKHHKYMATTTNDPNEYFLVIERAEGVYWIDVDGNVILDFSSGIGVMNVGLRNPKVVEAVKKQLELVLHAAGTDYYNPYQVALAEKLVQITPGDFEKKVFLSNSGTEADEAALKIAKWSTNRKLFIAFIGAFHGRTHGTMSLTASKPVQRSRMFPTMPGVEHVPYPNPYRNPWHIDGYENPDELVNRVLEYIEDYLFAHYVPPEEVAGIFFEPIQGEGGYVVPPKNFFKELRKLADKHGILLIDDEVQMGMGRTGKMWAIEHFGIAPDIITTAKALGGGIPIGATIFRKDLDFGVSGVHSNTFGGNAVAAAAALAVIEELENGLIENARKLEPLFRERLEEMKEKYEIIGDVRGLGLAWGVEFVKDRKTKEYAVKERNEIVIEALKRGLALLGCGKSAIRLIPPLIITEEEAKIGLDIFEEAIKVVSERHGYKVH from the coding sequence GGGCCGAGGGTGTTTACTGGATTGACGTCGATGGGAACGTTATCCTCGATTTCTCCTCGGGCATTGGAGTTATGAACGTTGGCCTCAGGAATCCCAAAGTAGTAGAGGCAGTGAAGAAGCAGCTTGAGCTCGTCCTCCACGCGGCTGGAACCGACTATTACAACCCCTACCAGGTTGCCCTTGCTGAGAAGCTTGTCCAAATAACCCCCGGCGACTTCGAGAAGAAGGTCTTCCTCAGCAACAGCGGAACAGAGGCAGATGAGGCGGCACTCAAGATAGCCAAGTGGTCCACCAACAGGAAGCTCTTCATAGCCTTCATAGGGGCCTTCCACGGTAGGACGCACGGTACCATGAGCCTCACGGCCAGCAAGCCTGTCCAGAGGAGCAGAATGTTTCCGACGATGCCGGGAGTAGAGCACGTCCCCTATCCGAACCCTTACAGGAACCCCTGGCACATCGATGGTTACGAAAATCCAGATGAGCTCGTGAACAGGGTCCTCGAGTACATAGAGGACTACCTCTTCGCCCACTACGTCCCGCCCGAGGAAGTCGCGGGAATATTCTTCGAGCCCATCCAGGGTGAGGGCGGCTACGTCGTCCCGCCGAAGAACTTCTTCAAGGAGCTGAGGAAGTTGGCGGACAAGCACGGCATACTCCTCATAGACGATGAGGTTCAGATGGGAATGGGCAGGACGGGCAAGATGTGGGCCATCGAGCACTTTGGCATAGCTCCCGACATAATAACCACCGCCAAGGCCCTCGGTGGCGGAATACCGATAGGAGCGACGATATTCAGGAAGGACCTTGACTTCGGCGTTAGTGGAGTTCACAGCAACACCTTCGGAGGCAACGCCGTAGCTGCAGCTGCAGCACTTGCCGTCATTGAGGAGCTTGAGAACGGTCTCATAGAGAATGCTAGAAAGCTTGAGCCGCTGTTCAGGGAGAGGCTCGAGGAGATGAAGGAGAAGTACGAGATTATCGGCGACGTCAGGGGTCTGGGACTTGCTTGGGGTGTCGAGTTCGTCAAGGACAGGAAGACCAAGGAGTACGCCGTCAAGGAGAGGAACGAGATAGTCATCGAGGCCCTCAAGCGCGGTCTCGCCCTCCTCGGCTGCGGCAAGAGCGCCATAAGACTTATACCGCCGCTCATAATAACTGAGGAAGAGGCCAAGATAGGCCTCGACATATTCGAGGAGGCCATAAAGGTCGTCAGCGAGAGGCACGGCTACAAGGTCCACTGA